A window of the Lolium perenne isolate Kyuss_39 chromosome 7, Kyuss_2.0, whole genome shotgun sequence genome harbors these coding sequences:
- the LOC139833718 gene encoding uncharacterized protein — MEPAKPEVPSPPPFPLLVHHISDSTQALFSISDNTSRAASIPEISGRYFPTSYGWILVLGPPPAWESFLWNPHSGERIQLPDMEEAGDEIPDNKRCACLLSDDVVASPTCGVLIYDKVTPNMWYCRVNGGSRVWLSYDYDIGSMDVPDETCKALVERQKTFNTIASFRSRFYFDESADTIGMLEFIGDGGDQTESQFGDMDVGWVEFPDGSAAADMFMLESGGELFHVCVFYTLPCLDAPSGFAVYKMDFSEPAWRKTDDIGDRVFLLQEVFSASSSCSASECGLKRNLVYWVNSRVDVTCLYLFDLNDGGITTVQPCQGTPDPQPRPPFWMLPAASPST; from the coding sequence ATGGAGCCGGCAAAACCTGAAGTACCTAGCCCGCCGCCGTTCCCCCTCCTGGTCCACCACATCTCCGATAGTACCCAGGCGCTTTTCAGCATCTCCGACAACACGTCGCGTGCCGCCAGCATACCGGAGATCAGCGGCAGGTACTTCCCTACGTCCTACGGCTGGATCCTGGTGCTAGGCCCCCCGCCCGCTTGGGAGAGTTTCCTATGGAACCCACACAGCGGCGAGAGGATCCAGCTGCCGGACATGGAGGAGGCCGGCGACGAGATCCCGGATAACAAGAGGTGCGCCTGCCTACTCTCGGACGACGTCGTCGCCTCCCCGACCTGCGGCGTCCTTATCTACGACAAAGTGACGCCCAATATGTGGTACTGCCGGGTCAACGGCGGCAGCCGCGTCTGGCTCTCGTACGACTATGACATCGGCTCGATGGACGTCCCGGACGAGACCTGCAAGGCCTTGGTCGAGCGTCAGAAGACGTTCAACACCATCGCGTCCTTCAGGAGCAGGTTCTACTTCGACGAGTCGGCGGACACCATCGGGATGCTCGAGTTCATCGGGGACGGGGGCGACCAAACCGAGTCGCAGTTCGGCGACATGGACGTTGGCTGGGTGGAATTCCCCGACGGATCGGCCGCCGCCGACATGTTCATGCTGGAGTCCGGCGGTGAGCTGTTCCATGTGTGCGTCTTCTATACCCTGCCATGCTTGGATGCGCCCTCAGGGTTCGCCGTATACAAGATGGATTTTTCGGAGCCGGCGTGGCGCAAGACGGACGACATCGGTGACAGGGTGTTCCTCCTGCAGGAGGTGTTCAGCGCGTCGTCTTCCTGCTCGGCCAGCGAGTGCGGACTGAAGCGGAACCTGGTTTACTGGGTAAACAGCCGGGTGGACGTCACCTGTCTCTACCTTTTCGATCTGAATGACGGAGGAATCACGACGGTGCAGCCGTGTCAAGGAACGCCCGACCCTCAACCAAGACCTCCCTTCTGGATGCTGCCTGCTGCATCTCCGAGCACGTAG